In one Corynebacterium bovis DSM 20582 = CIP 54.80 genomic region, the following are encoded:
- a CDS encoding DUF3054 domain-containing protein, which yields MSESAQPDHPDRTDHPARPARTDRTGTPDAAAPTLLTAGLSRGAAVAADVIAVLVFALLARIAHNSPELPLSVGGWISTAWPFVLGTLIAWGLLAAGVLRPARGTVVLIWLSTVVVGLVVWGIRHTQVPHWSFMIVAAVTSAILLFGWRLISARLHRRP from the coding sequence ATGTCTGAATCCGCGCAACCCGATCACCCCGATCGCACCGACCACCCGGCCCGCCCCGCGCGCACCGACCGCACCGGCACCCCGGACGCGGCCGCGCCCACCCTGCTCACGGCCGGTCTGAGCCGGGGGGCGGCCGTCGCCGCGGACGTCATCGCCGTCCTCGTCTTCGCCCTCCTGGCCCGGATCGCGCACAACTCCCCCGAGCTGCCGCTGTCCGTCGGCGGCTGGATCAGCACCGCCTGGCCGTTCGTCCTCGGCACGCTCATCGCGTGGGGGCTGCTCGCCGCCGGGGTCCTCCGGCCCGCCCGGGGCACGGTCGTGCTCATCTGGCTGTCCACCGTCGTCGTCGGTCTCGTCGTGTGGGGCATCCGGCACACCCAGGTCCCCCACTGGTCCTTCATGATCGTCGCGGCCGTCACCTCCGCGATCCTGCTGTTCGGGTGGAGGCTCATCTCCGCCCGGCTGCACCGGCGCCCGTGA
- a CDS encoding MFS transporter — protein MTRPGDAGLTPADPGYRRLTVGALCAGLASFSALYATQALLPTLTDRLGVTPATAALTVSATTGALALAVVPAGILAERIGRRRTLRWSVLTATALTMLLALAPGIRTLIVLRAVQGVAVAGVPAVIMVHLTEEVDRAHLPAIMGRYVAGTTVGGLMGRLIPSGVLAVADWRAALLVSGAVAFVAGVVCARALPAQRRWDPDRVDLRAEVAAFRRHWATPRLAALFVLPFLLMGVFVSLYNFLGYRLGDRFGLPEALAGLVFVLYLSGTWSAARAGAFVERFGSGRVTVAGSAVGVVGLLVLLLPSVVTTVLGALLVTAAFFAVHSTASALVGRTARRDRPEASSMYVMCYYVGSCVIGWSSGHVLDLGWSALVIWLTVLQAAALLLCVWLASTSGTQVRERSGD, from the coding sequence GTGACCCGCCCCGGCGACGCGGGCCTCACCCCCGCCGACCCCGGATACCGCCGACTCACCGTCGGGGCCCTGTGCGCGGGCCTCGCCAGCTTCTCCGCCCTCTACGCCACGCAGGCGCTCCTGCCGACGCTCACCGACCGCCTCGGCGTCACGCCGGCCACCGCCGCGCTCACCGTCTCGGCGACGACGGGGGCGCTCGCGCTCGCCGTCGTCCCCGCGGGCATCCTCGCCGAGCGCATCGGCCGCCGCCGCACCCTCCGGTGGTCCGTCCTCACCGCGACCGCCCTCACGATGCTGCTCGCCCTCGCCCCCGGGATCCGCACCCTCATCGTCCTCCGGGCCGTGCAGGGTGTCGCCGTCGCCGGGGTGCCCGCGGTCATCATGGTCCACCTCACCGAGGAGGTCGACCGGGCGCACCTGCCGGCGATCATGGGCCGCTACGTCGCCGGGACGACCGTCGGCGGGCTCATGGGGCGGCTCATCCCCTCCGGGGTGCTCGCCGTCGCCGACTGGCGGGCCGCGCTGCTCGTCAGCGGCGCGGTCGCGTTCGTCGCGGGCGTCGTGTGCGCCCGGGCGCTCCCCGCGCAGCGCCGCTGGGACCCGGACCGGGTGGACCTGCGCGCCGAGGTCGCCGCGTTCCGTCGGCACTGGGCCACACCCCGGCTCGCCGCCCTGTTCGTCCTCCCCTTCCTCCTCATGGGCGTCTTCGTCTCCCTCTACAACTTCCTCGGCTACCGCCTCGGCGACCGGTTCGGCCTGCCGGAGGCGCTCGCCGGCCTCGTGTTCGTGCTCTACCTCTCCGGCACGTGGTCCGCGGCCCGGGCGGGGGCGTTCGTCGAGCGTTTCGGCTCCGGGCGCGTGACCGTCGCCGGGTCGGCGGTCGGGGTCGTGGGGCTGCTCGTCCTCCTCCTGCCGTCGGTGGTGACGACGGTCCTCGGCGCGCTGCTCGTCACCGCCGCGTTCTTCGCGGTGCACTCGACGGCCTCCGCGCTCGTCGGGCGGACGGCCCGGCGGGACCGGCCGGAGGCGTCGTCGATGTACGTGATGTGCTACTACGTGGGGTCGTGCGTCATCGGGTGGAGCTCCGGGCACGTCCTCGACCTCGGGTGGTCCGCGCTGGTCATCTGGCTGACGGTCCTCCAGGCGGCCGCCCTGCTGCTCTGCGTGTGGCTCGCGTCCACATCTGGTACACAGGTCCGGGAACGGTCGGGGGACTGA
- a CDS encoding DUF6230 family protein, producing the protein MGHIRRLRFAGIMAVGLLTAGGMGVAMAQGGIAANLALSNTIFTQQVGGLEGKGFTLFVDKESMESGDIAVSRLRISDATVTDMCMSAPIKIPGVGDKKFQMFVPGAGTTATNLVIGAKDMAGSLTLTKPQIGVDAQQLSDQAQPGSFGLTSQTVEAVNQTIHASSIAADKLTAAGGQISIVDSDGGEC; encoded by the coding sequence ATGGGACACATCAGACGACTGCGGTTCGCCGGCATCATGGCCGTGGGCCTGCTCACGGCCGGCGGCATGGGGGTCGCCATGGCCCAGGGCGGCATCGCCGCCAACCTCGCCCTCTCCAACACGATCTTCACGCAGCAGGTCGGCGGGCTCGAAGGCAAGGGCTTCACCCTCTTCGTGGACAAGGAGAGCATGGAGAGCGGGGACATCGCCGTGTCCCGCCTCCGCATCTCCGACGCGACGGTGACGGACATGTGCATGTCCGCGCCGATCAAGATCCCCGGCGTCGGCGACAAGAAGTTCCAGATGTTCGTCCCCGGCGCGGGGACGACGGCGACGAACCTCGTCATCGGTGCGAAGGACATGGCCGGTTCCCTGACGCTGACGAAGCCGCAGATCGGCGTGGACGCCCAGCAGCTGTCCGACCAGGCCCAGCCGGGCTCGTTCGGCCTGACGTCCCAGACGGTCGAGGCGGTCAACCAGACGATCCACGCGTCGTCCATCGCCGCCGACAAGCTCACCGCCGCCGGCGGCCAGATCTCGATCGTGGACAGTGACGGCGGTGAGTGCTGA
- a CDS encoding DUF6114 domain-containing protein has protein sequence MSADPSATPRPTDGTPADGTPADGVPTDRVTPDTGTALDTTEVDGRPVPDATDATEAPETDGAAPAAGTTAAAPSLERTNRGFTRWRRSRPFGAGLLMILAGAVMLMPAYLSLEISNIKVQISTMSGVSTLLIGILLIVCGLMTWFRGEGRILTGVTAMILAIVALPTSNLGGFLLGTILALIGGALALSWTESERSRDRRRRADAQAAAQADAQAAAQPDAPAGQTAAQSVPAGRAADATPAPGTD, from the coding sequence GTGAGTGCTGACCCCTCAGCAACACCCCGCCCCACCGACGGCACGCCCGCTGACGGCACGCCCGCCGACGGCGTCCCCACCGACCGGGTGACCCCGGACACGGGGACGGCCCTCGACACGACGGAGGTCGACGGCCGGCCGGTCCCGGACGCCACGGACGCCACGGAGGCCCCGGAGACCGACGGCGCCGCGCCGGCGGCCGGGACGACCGCCGCCGCGCCGTCGCTCGAGCGGACGAACCGCGGGTTCACCCGCTGGCGCCGGTCGCGGCCCTTCGGCGCCGGCCTGCTCATGATCCTCGCGGGTGCCGTCATGCTCATGCCGGCCTACCTGTCGCTCGAGATCTCGAACATCAAGGTCCAGATCTCGACGATGTCGGGGGTCTCGACGCTGCTCATCGGCATCCTCCTCATCGTCTGCGGACTCATGACGTGGTTCCGCGGCGAGGGGCGCATCCTCACCGGCGTCACGGCGATGATCCTCGCGATCGTCGCGCTGCCGACATCGAACCTCGGCGGCTTCCTCCTCGGCACGATCCTCGCCCTCATCGGCGGCGCCCTCGCGCTGTCGTGGACGGAGTCGGAGCGGTCGCGGGACCGCCGACGCCGCGCCGACGCGCAGGCCGCGGCCCAGGCCGACGCGCAGGCCGCGGCGCAGCCGGACGCCCCCGCAGGTCAGACCGCGGCGCAGTCCGTCCCGGCCGGCCGGGCCGCGGACGCCACCCCCGCCCCCGGCACGGACTGA